A region of Candidatus Binatota bacterium DNA encodes the following proteins:
- the nusG gene encoding transcription termination/antitermination protein NusG, producing the protein METAVADNNLQWYVVNAYSTYEGKVKTQLLERIHASGREDEFGEILVPAEQIVELVRGKKRVTTRSLYPGYILMHMNLTDENWHLVTGTPKVSGFVGGTTPSPVPQAEVDEVMKLIAEGASAPRARAGFEVGQQVKITDGAFADFNGIVEEVRPEKGTLKVSISIFGRATSVEMELVQVEKT; encoded by the coding sequence CTGACAACAACCTGCAGTGGTACGTGGTTAACGCCTACTCCACCTACGAAGGGAAGGTGAAGACGCAGCTGCTCGAGCGCATCCATGCTTCGGGCAGGGAAGACGAGTTCGGCGAAATACTAGTGCCGGCCGAGCAGATCGTCGAACTGGTCAGGGGTAAGAAGCGGGTAACGACCCGCAGCCTGTACCCCGGCTACATCCTCATGCACATGAATCTGACCGACGAAAACTGGCACCTGGTCACCGGCACTCCTAAGGTGTCGGGCTTTGTCGGGGGCACTACGCCCTCGCCGGTGCCGCAGGCAGAAGTCGACGAGGTCATGAAGCTCATCGCAGAAGGGGCTTCCGCGCCACGAGCGAGGGCCGGCTTTGAAGTAGGCCAGCAGGTGAAGATAACGGACGGTGCTTTCGCTGACTTTAACGGTATCGTCGAAGAAGTACGGCCGGAGAAGGGGACCCTCAAGGTTTCCATATCTATCTTCGGGCGGGCGACTTCGGTCGAAATGGAACTGGTACAGGTCGAAAAGACCTGA
- the rplK gene encoding 50S ribosomal protein L11: MAKKVIDSLKLQITAGKANPSPPVGPALGQRGVNIMEFCKAFNAKTQEMGGVIVPVIITVYADRSFSFITKTPPASMLLKKAAKLAKGSPEPNKNKVGSVSRKQVREIAETKMVDLNAGSVESAMKIVEGTARSMGITVEG; this comes from the coding sequence ATGGCAAAGAAAGTCATAGATTCACTCAAGCTTCAGATAACAGCGGGCAAGGCTAATCCCAGCCCGCCGGTTGGACCTGCGCTCGGGCAACGTGGTGTCAACATCATGGAGTTCTGTAAGGCGTTCAACGCGAAGACCCAGGAGATGGGGGGCGTCATCGTCCCAGTTATCATCACGGTCTACGCCGACAGGTCCTTTTCGTTCATCACCAAGACCCCGCCAGCGTCGATGCTGCTCAAGAAGGCAGCGAAGCTGGCCAAGGGCTCTCCCGAGCCCAACAAGAACAAGGTGGGCAGCGTGTCGAGGAAGCAGGTTCGTGAGATAGCCGAGACCAAGATGGTGGACCTCAACGCCGGCTCGGTCGAAAGCGCGATGAAGATAGTGGAAGGGACTGCCCGGAGCATGGGCATCACCGTAGAGGGCTGA
- a CDS encoding 50S ribosomal protein L10 gives MNREEKAASVEMLNDKFKEAPIAILAHYRGLSVEQMSTLRREVRAADGEVLVAKNRLARLAVKDTPYEPLTELLSGPAALAFGYSDPVGVAKVLQDFAEDNEALEIKGAVMEGEAIDAAKVKQLASMPTRDELRAKLLALMMTPAQQLVRVLAAPAQQFVQVLSARIRQENP, from the coding sequence ATGAACCGCGAAGAAAAAGCAGCCAGCGTTGAGATGCTCAACGACAAGTTCAAGGAGGCGCCGATCGCCATACTGGCCCACTACAGGGGGCTCAGTGTCGAGCAGATGTCCACGCTTCGTCGCGAGGTGCGCGCAGCCGACGGCGAGGTGCTGGTAGCCAAGAACCGGCTGGCCCGCCTGGCGGTCAAGGACACGCCCTACGAGCCGCTGACCGAGCTTCTGAGCGGACCCGCGGCACTGGCGTTTGGCTACAGCGACCCGGTCGGGGTGGCCAAGGTTCTGCAGGATTTTGCGGAGGACAATGAAGCGCTGGAGATCAAGGGCGCCGTCATGGAAGGCGAAGCCATCGACGCGGCCAAGGTCAAGCAGCTCGCGAGCATGCCCACCCGCGACGAGTTGCGGGCCAAGTTGCTGGCGTTGATGATGACACCGGCGCAGCAGCTCGTGAGAGTACTGGCGGCGCCGGCCCAGCAGTTTGTACAGGTATTGTCGGCCAGAATCCGACAGGAAAATCCCTAG
- a CDS encoding 50S ribosomal protein L1 yields MGGKGKRYTTSAEKRDSEKSYTLAEAIELVAGGSGTGFDETVDVAMKLNVDPRHADQNVRGTVALPHGTGRDVRVAVFAKGAKADEAREAGADFVGDDELIARVRDDGFTDFDRAVATPDMMGAVGKVARVLGPRGLMPNPKVGTVTNDVAEIVKELKAGQVEYRVDKAGIVHAVIGKASFGAEKLGDNAQQLIGSILKAKPSSAKGQYVKSVCLSSTMGPGISVDPADLSRK; encoded by the coding sequence ATGGGTGGCAAGGGAAAAAGATATACGACGTCGGCCGAAAAGCGGGACAGCGAAAAGAGCTACACCCTGGCCGAGGCCATCGAGTTGGTCGCCGGGGGATCAGGTACCGGCTTTGACGAGACCGTGGACGTGGCGATGAAGCTCAACGTGGACCCGAGGCACGCCGACCAGAACGTTCGCGGTACGGTGGCGCTTCCACACGGTACCGGCCGTGACGTCAGGGTGGCGGTTTTTGCCAAGGGGGCCAAGGCCGACGAAGCGAGAGAGGCCGGCGCTGACTTCGTGGGCGATGATGAACTCATAGCCAGGGTCCGGGACGACGGTTTTACTGATTTTGATCGTGCCGTGGCCACACCCGACATGATGGGCGCAGTGGGCAAGGTGGCTCGCGTGCTTGGTCCCAGGGGGCTGATGCCCAACCCCAAGGTTGGCACGGTGACAAACGACGTGGCCGAAATCGTCAAGGAGCTCAAGGCCGGTCAGGTGGAGTACAGGGTCGACAAGGCCGGTATCGTGCACGCTGTTATCGGCAAGGCTTCTTTCGGTGCCGAAAAGTTAGGTGATAACGCGCAGCAACTGATCGGAAGCATACTCAAGGCGAAGCCGTCCTCGGCCAAGGGCCAGTACGTGAAGAGCGTTTGTTTGTCTTCGACCATGGGGCCGGGAATCTCGGTTGACCCTGCCGACTTGAGTCGCAAGTAG
- a CDS encoding 50S ribosomal protein L7/L12 gives MALSAEERQDIVEKLSAATVLEVADLVKELEEKWGVSAAAPVAVAAAGGGGDAAEAEVKDEFDVMLTAIGEKKIQVIKAVRELTGLGLKEAKDLVEAAPSAVKEAASKDDAEAAKTKLEEAGATAELK, from the coding sequence ATGGCACTTAGTGCAGAAGAACGACAGGATATTGTAGAGAAACTTTCGGCGGCGACCGTCCTCGAAGTGGCGGACCTGGTCAAGGAACTCGAGGAGAAGTGGGGCGTGAGCGCTGCTGCCCCGGTGGCCGTGGCCGCAGCTGGTGGCGGAGGCGATGCAGCCGAAGCCGAGGTCAAAGACGAATTCGACGTCATGCTGACCGCGATCGGCGAGAAAAAGATACAGGTCATCAAGGCGGTGCGTGAGCTTACCGGGCTTGGCTTGAAGGAAGCCAAGGATCTCGTGGAAGCTGCCCCGAGCGCGGTGAAAGAAGCCGCATCGAAGGACGATGCCGAAGCCGCGAAGACCAAGCTTGAAGAGGCCGGCGCAACGGCTGAACTCAAGTAA